The Obesumbacterium proteus DNA window TGGGAGAAATAGACGTGAACCAATACGGCCTGCTCGCCGGCTTCGTAACGGTCAAACAAACGTGAAACCTCTCAAGCGGATAGGACCGATGAGAACGGAGAGCATCAATGACAAACGATCATTAACACCCTCCGACTGAGATAACGAACGATGCGGCTTATTCAGCGTCATCGCTGTCCTGAGACGACGGTGAAGACGCCTGATTGCTACCGTGGTAGTTGCTGCTGCCGCCAGTTCCCGGATTATTGCTATGATGAGAAACCGGACGAGACGGAACAACGGTAGAAATTGCGTGCTTATAAACCATCTGGCTAACTGTGTTTTTCAACAGAATGACAAACTGATCGAAAGACTCAATCTGGCCTTGCAGCTTAATACCATTCACCAAATAGATCGAAACTGGGACTCGTTCGCGACGCAGTGCGTTCAGGAACGGGTCTTGTAAAGATTGCCCCTTAGCCATTCTATCTTTTCCTTATTTGCTAGTTGTTTGTTGTATGTTACTAAGAGTCCAACGACTCCAATCAAAATAAACTGCGTAAAAATTTGCGCACTGAGTACTTTACTCAAAACAATCCCAGAGACAGACCGTATATTTGTGAGTTCCCAGAAGCATAGATAATCCTGTTATACACAGGTCACTATGTGATTACGGCGAACAGACACAGACAACGCGTCTGCAACGTGAAACATAATGAGTATATGGTGCATGAATCTCCCTGATTCAAGTACCCATCGGCCTAATTACGGCCCAATCACCTCAATTGTACACAATCAATCAAGCGATGCACGAACAACCTGTGCCACACTTTCCAGAGCCTGCAACGGTTCATCACTATCTAACCAATGCACAGACTCCCAACCGCGCAACCAAGTCATCTGACGTTTTGCCAACTGACGTGTTGCACAAATTCCACGGTAAACCATTTCATCGTAGCCTATTTCGCCCTCCAGATATGACCACATCTGGCGGTAGCCCACGCAGCGCACAGAAGGTAAGTCTGTGTGCAAATCACCACGTTCGAACAAGGCTCTGGCTTCGGCTTCAAAGCCAGCGGCCATCATCTGCTCAAAACGCAGGGCAATTCGCTGGTGTAACTGTTCGCGTGTTGCAGGTGCAATCGCAAACTGTTGCACATTGTAGGGTAGCGTCTCGCCTGAAATTTTAGTCAGCTCAGTTAAAGTTTTACCCGAAATAAGAAAAACTTCCAGTGCGCGGCTCAGTCTCTGCGGATCATTTGGATGAATCCTAGCAGCAGAAACAGGATCAACCTGCTGTAACTGACGGTGTAACGCCTCCCAACCCAGCTCTTGTGCCTGTTTTTCTATCTGGGCTCTGACGTCTGGATCCGCAGGTGGCAAAGGCGAAAGACCTTCCAGCAATGCTTTAAAGTAAAGCATGGTTCCACCCACTAAGAGGGGAATTTTCCCTTCAGCGGTGATGGCCGCCATTTCACGCAGTGCATCGGCACGAAAATCTGCCGCCGAGTAACTTTCAGCAGGATCACGGATATCGATGAGACGATGTGGAGCCTGAGCAAGCTCTTCAGCCGTTGGCTTTGCGGTGCCAATATCCATTCCATGGTAGATTAGAGCAGAATCAACGCTAATAAGTTCAACGGGAAAGCGCTGACGCAACGACATAGCAAGAGCCGTTTTCCCAGACGCCGTCGGCCCCATAATAAAAATGGCAGGAGGAAGAGAATTATTGGCGTTAATCATAAAATATTTTATTCAGCTCTTTATCAATGGGACTGTAACGAAACCAGCGCTGGCGTTAAATCTACGGGCTGCAGTAGCGCAGCAGGCGGCGACTTTACCAGCACAGGGCAAAGCCGTTCAACCTCAGCTAACAATTGGATAGCTTGGGAAACGCTCCACTGCTCACGCTCGGTCACTAACTGACTGGCTAACCATTTGCTTATCACCGTTGATTCCGCCTCTGGCGCCGCTGCTAAGAAGGCAAGAAACGCAGGAATAAGCTGCGGTAGGTTCTGATGGCGTAACGGCAGCGGTACGGCCCGTAACGTGGCTCGCTGACGCTCCAAAATAAGATCAATACCTAGATTTTTTAACGTTTCCGCCCCGCTTTGTGCACCTTTGATTTCTTCTGCGCTTAGCGTGAGCTTAACCGGAATCAAAAGCGGCTGCGGGCGTAAGCCCTCGGCTCTTGGTAATAACTGCACCTGACGCAGTTCGATTTCAGCGACGTCTAAATTTAATAAGGCCACGCCGTGCTGGCGTTCTAGCAACGCATAATGGCGCTCACAGATTGTCAGAACGCGTCCAAAGCTACTCTCGCCGTGTTGCAACGGCGCTGAAGCAGGCTGCGGGAACATCTCTGGTTTACGGCTATTTTCCGCGGAAAGAGCATCTTGATGTTGCACCACCTGCGGCTGAGGCATCCGTTTTTCCGGCACCTGCATCAAACGCTGGTATAGCTGCCCTTCCTGTTTCTGATAGCCATCACCTGCGGAAAAATGACGATTTTCACTCGGCGCCCGCTTCTCGGAAGCAGAACCGTGCGAGGTTGGTTTTCCATATGCCGGTGAGGGTTCACGCATCGGGGTTTTACTGAACTGGTTAACACCTGCCGCGACGCGGTTTTCCGGCTCCCAACGCGGCGCTTCTTCTGTTTCAGCCACCACCTCGGGCAACGAAGGCTGTTCAGCCTGTTGCAGGACCGAGATCACCGCCTGATAGATAAAATCATGCACTAAACGCGCCTGATGAAAACGCACCTCATGCTTGGCTGGATGCACGTTGACGTCAACCTGATGCGGATCAACGGTCAAATAGAGAACATAGGCTGGCTGCTGGTCATCTTTCAGCTGATCTTGATAGGCTTGGCGGATAGCATGAGTAATCAATTTGTCACGCATCATACGGCCATTAACATAGCTGTACTGCATTTCGGTCAGCTGACGCGAACCCACCGGATCGGCAACCCAGCCATGAATAGCTAAATCACCGTGTTCCCATTTTATTTCCAGCGCATGCTGAATAAATGCGGTACCGCAGATCGATCCTAGACGGCGCTCTTTTTGTCCATCTTCTTTGACCGCACGGTATTGGCGCATCATTTTACCGTTGTGATGCAGTTGAATCGTCACGTCAAATCGAGCCAAAGCAATGCGGCGCACCACTTCGTCAATATGGCCAAACTCCGTCTTCTCGGTACGCATGAATTTGCGCCGTGCTGGTGTGTTGTAGAATAAATCCAAGACTTCAACGGTTGTGCCGATCGGATGAGCGGCGGGTTTCACCGTTACCGCCATATCACGCCCTTCCGCGTAGGCCTGCCATGCTTCGCTTTGCTCGGCGGTACGCGACGTCATGGTTAAACGCGAGACTGAACTGACGCTCGCCAGCGCTTCTCCACGAAACCCGAGACTCATGATGGCCTCGAGATCGTCAAGTGAGGTAATTTTACTCGTGGCATGGCGCGCTAACGCCAAGGCTAATTCGTCTTTGTTAATCCCGCAGCCGTTATCACGAATTCGGATCAGCTTGGCGCCGCCGCGTTCGATCTCAATATCGATCCGCGTGGCTCCTGCATCTAAACTGTTCTCCACCAGCTCTTTAACCACCGATGCAGGGCGTTCCACCACTTCGCCCGCGGCGATTTGGTTGGCAAGCTGCGGAGGTAAAACCTGAATCGGCATATGTTTTCCTTGGTTAGAGAACCTTAAATAACAAAGAGTGGAATCAACGCTTAAGCCTGTGGGATCACCAGCGTTTGTCCAATCTGGACTTCACCTGATTTCATCTTATTAGCCTGCTGGATTTTGCTCATGCTCACACCATAGCTGGCGGCGATTTTTGTCAACGTATCACCACGTTTTACTGTATGAGTCACACGCTTGGCCTTGGTGCTTGCCGTTTTGCTCACCTCGGTCTTGTTCGACGACGGGGATACTGCTGTAGCGGCTACGCGATTCCCCGCGGGGACTTTCAACTTTTGCCCAACCCAAACGCCTTCTTTCTTCAGACTATTTTGCTGCATCAGCTTGGTCATGGTCGTGCCGTAGCGATTGGCTATGCCTAGCAAGGTTTCACCACGCTTCACAACGTGAATCTGCGTTGCCCCAGAACTCACGCTGCTCGCTGAGAAACTGTTCTCACTCGCGCCACGACTTGCTGTTGGTGTTTTGCTAGAGCTACCGGCCGACACTAAGCTCTGCGGCCGGTTTTCGACCTTTGGGCCATTTTGCAACGGATGCGAAAGGAAATAACTCCGTACCCCCTTATAAATGGCCTGCGCGATTTTCTCTTGATAGGCAGCGCTGCCCAGCAAGCGTTCTTCGCCAGCATTACTAATAAAGCCCGTTTCTACCAGCAGAGACGGAATATCCGGCGAGCGTAGAACGCCTAGACTGGCGTGTTCTGGGCGACGTTTATGCAGATTGCCAATGGACTGCATTTGGCGAATCACCTGCACCGCAACGTCATAACCAACGCGCTGGGAATGGCCAAACTGCAAATCGAGAACCGCTTGGCTAAGGTATTTATCGTCGCCGCTATTGGCTAACACATCACCTGCACCACCCAGCAATTCTGACTGTTTCTCGTGTTGTTCCAGCCATCCCGCCATCTCACTGTTAGCACGACGGTTTGACAACACCCATACAGACGATCCAGTCGCACTGCGATTGGGCGCCGCATCCGCGTGAATTGAAATCAACAGGTTGGCCTGTTGCTTACGCGCCACATCGGAACGCCCCATGACAGAAATAAAGTAATCACCGGTGCGGGTTAATACCGGCTTAAACATCGGGTCGTCATCCATCAAATTCTGTAAACGCTTGGCAATCGCTAACGTTACGTTCTTCTCGCGCAGGCCATTGCCGCCTATCGCGCCGGGATCTTGCCCACCGTGTCCGGCATCGATCGCCACCACCACCTGCGAACCATCAGATCGCGAGCTACGGCGCGAAACAGGAACGGCTGGCGTTTCTGTCGTAGTAACCACCGTTGGCTTGGTCGGATTAAAGGGGTTTCCGCCATTTGATGGCGCAGTGGCTGGCGCTACGCTGCGCGACGAACCATGAGAAGTCGTACTGCGCGGCTGATTAAACACCGGTTTTGGTGCCGCCACAGGGGCATCATATTTCAGCGTAAAAACAACCATCTGCCCTTGATTAGAGGCACTCACCTTGGCTTTACGCGTCACATCAAAAATCAGTTGGACGTTATTATCGCCCGCAATATTACCCGCTCGGATTCGGCTCAGCATATTCTCACCGCTGAACGTCATGGGCAGGCCGCTGGTGATTTTTTTAGTTTCAGAAATATTAACCAGCACCCGATTTGAACTGGGCTGGGAAGAAAAAGTATAGTTGGGTGTTCCGTTAAAGCTCAGCGTCACACGCGCTTCGTTTTTACCGTTTGAAACCTGAATATTGGTCAGCTGCGCAGCGCTAATCGCGCCAGAAAACAGCAGCCCTAACAATCCTAACCACGTTACCGTACAGATTCGCTTCCACATGCGCATCATCGACTACCCTTGTTGCCCGTTCAATCGTGCCAAAATCGACTGGCCATGTGGCGTGTGAGCGTCAATCGACGCTTCTCGGCCCTCGCCCTGATAAGCCATATGCAGGCTCAGGTCTGGATTTGGTAAAAAGCCTTCGCCCTGCTGCGGCCACTCCACCAAACAGATGGCATTCTCATCAAAATAGTCGCGGATCCCCATAAACTCGAGCTCTTCAGGATCGGCCAAGCGGTATAAATCGAAGTGATAGACGTTCATCGGCGTTAACGCATAGGGTTCAACCAAGGTATAGGTTGGGCTCTTCACGTTGCCCTTATGGCCCAACGCCTGTAAAAAACCACGGCTAAAGGTGGTTTTGCCCGCACCTAAATCACCATATAAGTAAATAACGGTCGCACTATCACAGGCGTTCGCCAGTGAAGTACCCAATGCGATGGTTGCCGTTTCATCCGGCAAAGAAAGTACGATGTTTTTCATAATAGTTATTTCTTACTGGTTCTTTATTAAGGTTTTTCTTTAGGATCAGCGTGTTCGATAACAGTTTGCTATGGCAATACGTCAGACTCTTAAGCCATCTTAGGGTTCACATAATGACGAATAACGGCAAAAAGATCTGTCGCTAACATGCCGCGCTCACCAAACTCTTCCGCAATTTCATCAGCAGCCGCACCGTGTACCACGCATCCTGAACAGGCAGCATCATACAGCGGAAGCTTTTGTGCCAGCAAACCGCCGATAATACCAGACAAAACGTCCCCCATCCCGCCGGTTCCCATTCCGGGATTCCCCACGTCCGCAACGGACACTTTTTTTCGCTGGCGATCAGCGTTCCGGCACCCTTTAGCACCGCCACGCCGCCATATTTTTGCTGAAGTTTTTTTACCGCCTTTATTCTATCTAGTTCAATCTCAGCCACACTGCAATTTAGTAGCCTTGCCGCCTCGCCAGGATGCGGTGTCAAAATGCGGTGCTGATTCACGCTTGGTGACTGCGCTAATAAATTCAGCGCATCGGCATCCCACAGCATGGGTTTGTCGAAACGCTGAAGTTGCTGCACGGCTTGGCGCGCCCACTCCGTTTGACCTAAGCCGGGGCCAATCACAATCACGTCAGCCCAATCAAGCGCGGCTTCAAGCGAGGCTTTGGTTAACGCCTGCACCATCATCTCAGGACAAGACGTCAACAATGGCGAAATATGCTCGATGTGAGTAAGTACTCGCACCATCCCAGCACCGCTACGCAGAGCAGCCTCACCCGCCATTCGGATAGCGCCAGCCATACCGTAATCGCCACCAATAAGCACGAGACGACCATTATCGCCTTTATGCGAACAAGGGCGTCGAGGATGCAGCCACGTATTCAGCAGGCTGGCATCAAGTCGCGCAATCGGCGCATTCTGCTTTTTGAGCCAGTGAGATAGCCCCAACTCGTCACAATGTAATGTGCCAATCACCTCACGGGCATATCCGGTGAGTTGCCCTGGTTTACAGGCAATAAACGCTTGAGTGTGCTGAGCCTGAATCACAGCGCCATCGGCATGGCCGGTATCGGCGTTCAGACCAGAGGGAATATCAAGAGAGAGTATCGGGGCAGGATGCTGATTTGCCGTTTGAATCAATGACGCATACGGTTCACGCGGTGCTGCCCGCAAACCAATGCCTAGCAGCCCATCAATAATCAGCTCAATATCATCAGCGAATTCAGCGCTGGCGCCCTGAATCTTGCCACCGGCGCGTATCCATGCATCCTGAGCCTGCTGCGCTTCCGGCGGTAGCGGTCCATTATGCTCAACCGCAACCAACGTGACCTGTATGCCTAATTGCCGCGCTAGACGCGCCACGACATAGCCATCACCGCCGTTATTGCCATGACCGCACAACACTAACCAGCGGCGAGTAGTGGGATAAAATTGCCGCGCACGATGAAAAGCCGCCTGTCCCGCACGTTCCATTAGCTGATACAAAGACAATCCCAACTCAGATACCGCTCGCTGCTCAAGCTCACGGACGTTATCCGCAGGATAAACAGAATATGGTAAACTGGAGTTGAAATGTTTCTGAAAATGGCCCGTCATGACACACCCCCTCGATCTCAATCAGTTAGCCCAACATATCAAGCAATGGGGGCAATCGCTAGGATTCCAGCAGGTTGGAATATGTGATACCGACCTATCGGTTGAAGAGCCGCGCCTGCAGGCATGGCTGGATAAGCAATATCACGGTGAGATGGAGTGGATGGCGCGCCACGGCATGATGCGGGCCAGACCGCACGAATTACATCCCGGCACTCTGCGGGTTATCAGCGTGCGCATGAACTACCTTCCTGCAAATGCGTCTTTCGCTAAAACGCTCAAAAATCCACAGCTAGGCTATGTGAGCCGCTACGCCCTTGGGCGGGATTATCACAAACTACTGCGTAATCGGCTTAAACGTTTAGGCGATATGATCCAAGAGTATTGCGTGGATATAGACGTTAACTCTCGCCCATTCGTGGATTCCGCTCCTATTTTAGAACGCCCTTTAGCCGCTAAAGCCGGAATTGGCTGGGTTGGTAAACACTCACTTATTTTAAACAAAGAGGCCGGTTCCTGGTTCTTTTTAGGTGAGCTATTACTCGATCTACCACTCCCAGTTGATAAGCCCCAAGATGAGCAATGCGGCCGCTGCGTGGCCTGCATCACCACCTGCCCAACCGGTGCGATTGTTGAACCTTATGTCGTGGATGCCCGCCGCTGCATTTCCTATCTCACCATAGAGCTAGAAAGTGCCATACCGGAAGAGTTCCGCCCGCTGATGGGCAACAGAATCTATGGATGTGATGATTGCCAGATGATCTGTCCGTGGAATCGCTTCTCTCAGCTAACCGAAGAAGGCGATTTTAGCCCGCGCCAAAAGCTGCACACGCCAGAATTGATCGAACTATTTCAATGGGATGAAAAAACCTTCCTAAAAATCACCGAGGGGTCAGCCATTCGTCGGATTGGGCATCTGCGCTGGCTGCGTAATATTAGCGTCGCTTTGGGCAATGCTCCCTACGACGCACAGATTATTCCTCTGCTGCAATCAAGAATGGGATTGTCTGAGGTTTTAGATGAACATATCGAATGGGCGGTTAAACAGCAGCAAGAAAAACGCAGCGAAAACGTAATAGAAATTCAGACCAGCCAACAGAAACGGCTTATTAGAGCGATTGAGAAAGGCCTACCGAGAGACGCATGACCCACTGGGAATATCATGTTTATCAGCGTTAAATTTTGTTGCCCTTCGCCTGTGTATAAAAATAAATTTAGTTTGTGATTCAACAGCAAGACAAAGTGCAAGTGATCCGTATGTCATTTTTAACATTAAATTAGTTTATTTAAATCAAAAGGTTAATTTAATGGTCTTGTGCTGGTTCTAGGAAGGTATGAGAAAGATATGCTGGCTAGCCTGTGGATAACTCTGTTCATGAAAATCATACTGATTATGACAAATAGAGAAACTGCCCACATGAGGCATCGCTAAATTGAGAAGAATTTTAAGAAGAAAATTGGAGCGGGAAACGAGACTCGAACTCGCGACCCCGACCTTGGCAAGGTCGTGCTCTACCAACTGAGCTATTCCCGCATTTGACGCTTTAGCATCGACACCTTACTACTGGGTCAGTAATAACGGCGTTAGAAATTGGAGCGGGAAACGAGACTCGAACTCGCGACCCCGACCTTGGCAAGGTCGTGCTCTACCAACTGAGCTATTCCCGCAACTTGGTATAGGTACTGCTTTTTTACTTTCAGCCGCCTAAGCGACCTTCTAAATTTGGAGCGGGAAACGAGACTCGAACTCGCGACCCCGACCTTGGCAAGGTCGTGCTCTACCAACTGAGCTATTCCCGCATTGTCGTGCATTTCGTATCAAACATGGATTAAAACGATATCCGAAGAACTCGTAATTCCGTGTCGGTACGGGGAGCGCATTATACGAGAATTTCTTTCCCCTGCAAGCCCCTAACAAGAAATTTTTTAAAATTTCGTTCGTTTGCCGATAAAAACGACAACAAGGGCGAATTATCGACAACATCCGGATAAAAAACAACTATTACGTTAAATATCGGTGGTTCGCAGCGTAAATACCGCGATGAAGATCGACTAAAAACCCCCATCGCAGCGTGTTAACGCTTCATCGTGCTAACGTTCCAAAGTGCTAACGCTTAAAGCTTGATAAAGTTTTCACGGTAATAGGCGAGTTCAGCCACGGATTCGCGAATATCATCCAAGGCTTGATGCGTACCCTGCTTTTTGAAACCAGGCAAAATCTCTGGTTTCCAGCGGCGCGCCAACTCTTTTAGCGTACTCACGTCCAGATAGCGATAGTGGAAATACTGTTCCAACTCAGGCATATACTTGAACAGGAAGCGGCGATCCTGTCCAACGCTGTTACCACAGATCGGAGAAACGCCCGCAGGCACCCACTGCTGTAAGAACTCAATGGTTTTCTGCGCTGCGGTTGCGTCATCGATAGTGCTGGCTTTGACACGATCAACTAAGCCACTACCGGTATGGGTGCGCACGTTCCACTCATCCATCAGCGCCAGCTGTTCATCCGATTGGTGTACCGCAATCACCGGCCCTTCCGCCAGAATATTTAAATTGGCGTCGGTCACCAACGTCGCAATCTCAATGATGCGATCGACTTCGGGATCGAGCCCCGTCATTTCTAAATCGATCCAGATTAAATTCGTTTCACTTCCACTCATTGCGGCCTCGGCTCTTCTTCTTCATCAATAGCGTGTATCATAGTCTTTTTGGCGACAACGAGCGATGGTCGTCAATTTCAGATTCGTTTTTGATATGGGTTTGTATGCCCGCCGAGCCTGGCGCTGCATCAAACTAACGTCGAGTTCGTTCAAACAAATGAGTGAGGCGCAGTGAGTAAGAACAAACTATCGAAAGGCCAACAACGCCGTGTTCAGGCAAACCATCAGCGTCGCCTGACCAAAACTGATAATAGACCAGAACTGGATGACTCCCTGTTTGGCGAGCCACAAGAAGGGATTGTTGTCAGCCGTTTCGGCAAACATGCCGACGTTGAAGCCGCCGATGGCACTCAGCATCGCTGTAATATCCGTCGAACCATTCGTTCACTGGTTACCGGCGATCGCGTGGTGTGGCGTTCTGGCGCACAGCCGGGCGTAAAGGGCATTGTGGAAGCCGTGCATGAACGCACCTCAATGCTAACTCGCCCCGATTTCTACGACGGCCTAAAACCGATTGCCGCCAACATCGACCAAATAGTTATTGTGTCGGCCATTTTACCTGAGCTGTCGCTGAATATTATCGACCGCTATCTGGTTGCCTGTGAAACGTTAGAGATTGAGCCATTGATTGTGCTCAACAAAATCGATTTGCTGGATGAAGAAGGCCGTAAATTTGTCGAAGAAGCGATGGATATCTATCGCCATATTGGCTATCGCGTACTGATGGTATCGAGCCACTCGCAGGAAGGTATCGCTGAACTACAGAATGCGCTCACCGATCGCATCAGTATTTTTGCAGGCCAGTCCGGCGTGGGGAAATCCAGCCTACTCAATGCTCTGCTGCCAGAACTCAACCCTATCTTAGTCGGTGCAGTTTCTGATAACTCAGGTTTAGGTCAGCACACCACCACGGCGGCGCGTCTTTATCACTTCCCACAGGGCGGCGATATTATCGATTCCCCCGGGATCCGTGAGTTTGGCCTATGGCATCTCGATCCAGAACAGGTTACGTTAGGCTTCATTGAATTCCGCAAATACCTCGGTGGCTGCAAATTCCGCGACTGTAAGCACGACAACGATCCGGGTTGTGCCCTGCGAGAAGCCGCAGAAAACGGCGAGATTGCCGAAGAACGCTTTGATAACTATCACCGCATTTTAGAAAGTATGTCGCAGGTAAAAACGCGTAAAAATTTCTTTAATGAAGATTAGAATTTTCTGATTATTGAATGATTTATCAAATAATTGTGGCTGCACCACGTGAGTACCTCTCTCGCGATGCGGCCTCAAATATTGATAATATATACGGGCGTGCCTATCTGGTGCGGCCTCAATGTGACCTAAGTCACCGCAAAAGCATCACGGTTTTGCTTTAGTGGCATGTTATCCACCACGCTTTGGAAGGTGGAAAATCAGCATGCGAAGTGTTAAAAAGCAGACCAATTTATTGAGAATTTATTCCGACGACGCAGATTTTTATTCCAGCGTCCCTCGGAAACTGACCCATTGGAAGAGGCTAACGTGCTCGATAGCATTAAAATTAAACTTCAATATTTACTGCCTAAACAAGGCCTGACTCGTCTTGCTGGTTGGGGCGCGAACAAAAAGGCTGGCTGGCTGACCCAAGCGGTTATCAAAGCTTTCGTCGGCTATTACAAAGTAAATATGAAAGAAGCGCTCTATCCAAACCCAGAGCACTACAAAACATTTAATGAATTCTTTGTTCGTCCACTGCGCAGCGGTGTACGCCCGGTCGCCGATCACGCCGACGGTCTGGTTTTACCGGCCGACGGTGCAATCAGCCAATTAGGCAAAATCGAACAAGGTAAAATCTTGCAGGCCAAAGGCCATGACTACTCTTTAGAGGCCCTGTTAGCGGGCAACTATTTGTTAGCCGAAGAGTTCAAAGATGGTCATTTTGCCACGACCTACCTGTCGCCACGTGATTACCACCGTGTACATATGCCTTGTAACGGCGTATTGCGTGAAATGATCTACGTTCCTGGCGACCTGTTCTCGGTGAACCCGCTTACCGCCGCTAACGTCCCTAACTTGTTCGCACGTAACGAGCGTCTCATCTGCATTTTTGACACAGATTTTGGCCCAATGGCACAGATTTTAGTCGGTGCAACCATTGTTGGCAGCATCGAGACTGTTTGGTCTGGTACGGTTAACGTGACCCGTGAAGGCATTATTCAGCGGTGGACTTACCCAACTGCGGGCAATGAAGGCGCGGTTGTGTTGAAAAAAGGCGAAGAAATGGGCCGCTTCAAACTCGGCTCTACGGTTATCAACCTGTTTGCTGCCAACCGTATCGAATTTAACGCCACCCTAGCCAGCGGAGCCAAAACGCTCATGGGGGCTGAATTTGCTCACAGCGTTAATGCCGCGGCACCGGTAGAAACCGTGACCGCAGAAGACACCATAGAGCAGACCGAAACACCTGCCGCAGAGTAAAACGCGTAGTGGCAAGCCACAATTGATGTGGGCTTGCCATCTTTCCCGCCTTTATTCTTTAGTTTATATACCCAAAATAATTCAAGTCGCATTGAGGCGGCGACGCAGTGAATCCTAGGAGTTTACATAAGTAAATGACTGGGGTGAGCGAGGAAAGCCAACAAAGATGCCACTTGAAGTATGACGGGTATAAAGAATTAATCCGAGAAACGTTCGTAAAAAGAAAGGAAGAGTTATGCGCCTGATTACCAAATTGTTGATAACCGGGTTACTGATGTTATCCCTTCCACTTAGTGCGAACGCCGCACTGAATGAGCAACAACTCGCCCAAGAACTCAAACAAGCCGAATCCAATAAAAACACCCCCAATCAGGCTGAACTGGTTGAGGCGCTTCAGAGCGCACTTAACTGGATCAATGAGAGTAAAGAGTCTGCTCAACGTACTCAGCAATATCAGAAATCCATCAGTGATTTTCCCAAACTCACGCGCGAACTCCGCCAACAGCTCAGCGATGAAAGCACCCCACCGCTGCCCGCGGCATCCATACCCGCTAGCGAAGCAGAACAACAAATTCTGCAAATTAGCAGCCAACTGTTGGAAGTTTCACGCCAGTTACAGCAAGAACTCGACCGCTCACGTGTCATCAGTGATTCGTTAAGTCAGGTTCCGCTCAAACAGGCTACCGCCCGCAAGGACTTAACCGAGGCCGAACGCCGTTTGCAAAATCTGGTCGTCACCAGTACCCCGTTGGCACAGGCCCAATCAAGCCAGCTACAGGCTGAGGTCGCGGCACGTAAAGCGTTGGTCGACGAATTAGAGTTGGAGCAGCTTTCTGCCAATAACCGTCAGGAATTGGCACGTTTACAGGCAGATGTACTCCGCAAACGCCATGAGCGCCTCGATCTTCAGTTA harbors:
- the queG gene encoding tRNA epoxyqueuosine(34) reductase QueG — translated: MTHPLDLNQLAQHIKQWGQSLGFQQVGICDTDLSVEEPRLQAWLDKQYHGEMEWMARHGMMRARPHELHPGTLRVISVRMNYLPANASFAKTLKNPQLGYVSRYALGRDYHKLLRNRLKRLGDMIQEYCVDIDVNSRPFVDSAPILERPLAAKAGIGWVGKHSLILNKEAGSWFFLGELLLDLPLPVDKPQDEQCGRCVACITTCPTGAIVEPYVVDARRCISYLTIELESAIPEEFRPLMGNRIYGCDDCQMICPWNRFSQLTEEGDFSPRQKLHTPELIELFQWDEKTFLKITEGSAIRRIGHLRWLRNISVALGNAPYDAQIIPLLQSRMGLSEVLDEHIEWAVKQQQEKRSENVIEIQTSQQKRLIRAIEKGLPRDA
- the orn gene encoding oligoribonuclease; this encodes MSGSETNLIWIDLEMTGLDPEVDRIIEIATLVTDANLNILAEGPVIAVHQSDEQLALMDEWNVRTHTGSGLVDRVKASTIDDATAAQKTIEFLQQWVPAGVSPICGNSVGQDRRFLFKYMPELEQYFHYRYLDVSTLKELARRWKPEILPGFKKQGTHQALDDIRESVAELAYYRENFIKL
- the rsgA gene encoding small ribosomal subunit biogenesis GTPase RsgA, which translates into the protein MSKNKLSKGQQRRVQANHQRRLTKTDNRPELDDSLFGEPQEGIVVSRFGKHADVEAADGTQHRCNIRRTIRSLVTGDRVVWRSGAQPGVKGIVEAVHERTSMLTRPDFYDGLKPIAANIDQIVIVSAILPELSLNIIDRYLVACETLEIEPLIVLNKIDLLDEEGRKFVEEAMDIYRHIGYRVLMVSSHSQEGIAELQNALTDRISIFAGQSGVGKSSLLNALLPELNPILVGAVSDNSGLGQHTTTAARLYHFPQGGDIIDSPGIREFGLWHLDPEQVTLGFIEFRKYLGGCKFRDCKHDNDPGCALREAAENGEIAEERFDNYHRILESMSQVKTRKNFFNED
- the asd gene encoding archaetidylserine decarboxylase (Phosphatidylserine decarboxylase is synthesized as a single chain precursor. Generation of the pyruvoyl active site from a Ser is coupled to cleavage of a Gly-Ser bond between the larger (beta) and smaller (alpha chains). It is an integral membrane protein.); translated protein: MLDSIKIKLQYLLPKQGLTRLAGWGANKKAGWLTQAVIKAFVGYYKVNMKEALYPNPEHYKTFNEFFVRPLRSGVRPVADHADGLVLPADGAISQLGKIEQGKILQAKGHDYSLEALLAGNYLLAEEFKDGHFATTYLSPRDYHRVHMPCNGVLREMIYVPGDLFSVNPLTAANVPNLFARNERLICIFDTDFGPMAQILVGATIVGSIETVWSGTVNVTREGIIQRWTYPTAGNEGAVVLKKGEEMGRFKLGSTVINLFAANRIEFNATLASGAKTLMGAEFAHSVNAAAPVETVTAEDTIEQTETPAAE